A genomic region of Christiangramia sp. OXR-203 contains the following coding sequences:
- the rfbB gene encoding dTDP-glucose 4,6-dehydratase, producing the protein MNILVTGGAGFIGSHVVRLLVNKYPDYQIFNLDALTYAGNLENLKDIESKSNYTFLKANINSAKVINDLFENYKFDKVIHLAAESHVDRSISDPLVFVKTNVIGTMNLLDAALANWKNNFVGKLFYHISTDEVYGTLGETGLFTETTSYDPNSPYSASKASSDHFVRAYGETYGLPYIISNCSNNYGPNQFPEKLIPLFINNIVNNKSLPVYGDGNYTRDWLFVKDHAEAIDLLLHKGGIKETYNIGGFNEWKNIELVQSLCKIMDKKLNRIEGKSADLITYVKDRPGHDKRYAIDAGKINGELGWKPSVTFEEGLEKTIDWYLEHQTWLGNVTKGKYREYYNEQYK; encoded by the coding sequence ATGAATATATTAGTTACAGGAGGTGCAGGATTTATTGGTTCACACGTCGTAAGGTTATTAGTAAATAAATATCCAGACTATCAAATTTTTAACTTGGATGCATTGACTTATGCTGGAAATCTTGAAAATCTAAAGGATATAGAGTCAAAAAGTAATTATACCTTTTTAAAGGCTAATATTAATAGCGCTAAGGTAATCAATGACCTGTTTGAAAATTACAAATTCGATAAGGTAATACATCTCGCAGCAGAATCACATGTAGATCGTTCTATAAGTGACCCATTAGTTTTTGTAAAGACCAATGTAATTGGTACCATGAATCTACTGGATGCTGCATTAGCAAACTGGAAAAATAACTTTGTGGGGAAGCTTTTTTATCATATAAGTACAGACGAGGTTTATGGTACGCTTGGTGAAACAGGGTTATTTACCGAAACAACTTCTTATGATCCAAATTCTCCATATTCTGCTTCCAAAGCAAGTTCAGATCATTTCGTGCGGGCTTATGGTGAAACATATGGCTTGCCTTATATTATATCAAATTGTTCCAATAATTATGGACCTAATCAATTCCCTGAAAAATTAATACCTCTATTCATTAACAATATTGTGAACAATAAATCTCTTCCCGTCTATGGAGATGGTAATTATACCAGAGATTGGCTATTCGTGAAAGATCATGCTGAAGCAATCGATCTTTTACTGCATAAAGGTGGTATTAAGGAAACCTATAACATAGGAGGATTCAATGAATGGAAGAATATAGAACTTGTTCAATCACTATGTAAAATAATGGATAAAAAATTGAATAGGATTGAAGGGAAATCTGCTGATTTAATTACCTACGTCAAGGATAGGCCAGGCCATGATAAGCGATATGCTATTGATGCTGGCAAGATTAATGGTGAATTGGGATGGAAGCCATCTGTAACTTTTGAAGAAGGTTTAGAGAAAACGATTGATTGGTATTTAGAACATCAAACGTGGTTAGGGAATGTAACTAAAGGAAAATATAGGGAATATTATAACGAACAATACAAGTAA
- the rfbA gene encoding glucose-1-phosphate thymidylyltransferase RfbA — protein MKGIILAGGSGTRLYPITIAVSKQLLPVYDKPMIYYPLSVLMLAGIKDILFITTPADQEVFKKLLGDGTHLGCNFEYAVQEEPNGLAEAFIIGEKFIGAEKVALALGDNIFHGNGLVNLLRSKTKVDGASIFAYPVKDPQRYGVVEFDKDKKVISIEEKPRSPKSTFAVPGLYFYDNNVVEYAKKVVPSDRGEKEISSINQMYLENDSLEVGVMTRGMSWFDTGTVESLDDATEFIRVLQNRQSTMIGCIEEVAYLSKFIDKDSLAKLYKQYGKSKYGAYLKEIGETILQ, from the coding sequence ATGAAAGGAATTATTTTAGCAGGAGGGAGTGGTACCAGATTATACCCAATTACGATCGCTGTGAGTAAACAGTTACTCCCAGTTTACGATAAACCTATGATTTATTACCCCCTCTCGGTTTTGATGTTGGCGGGGATCAAAGATATTTTATTCATAACTACTCCTGCTGATCAGGAAGTATTCAAAAAATTATTAGGTGACGGAACTCATTTGGGATGTAATTTTGAATACGCAGTCCAGGAAGAGCCTAATGGACTGGCTGAGGCTTTTATCATCGGGGAGAAATTTATAGGTGCTGAGAAGGTAGCTCTAGCCTTGGGAGATAATATATTTCATGGAAATGGTCTCGTAAATTTATTAAGAAGTAAAACAAAAGTTGATGGTGCTTCGATTTTTGCTTATCCAGTAAAAGATCCACAGCGGTATGGAGTCGTAGAATTTGATAAGGACAAAAAAGTTATAAGTATTGAAGAAAAACCTCGTTCGCCAAAATCTACATTTGCTGTACCTGGTTTATATTTTTACGATAATAATGTGGTAGAATATGCCAAAAAAGTAGTTCCTTCCGATCGGGGTGAAAAAGAAATTAGCAGTATCAATCAAATGTATTTGGAGAACGATTCTCTTGAGGTAGGCGTTATGACGAGGGGAATGAGTTGGTTTGATACTGGCACGGTAGAATCTTTAGATGATGCTACAGAGTTTATAAGGGTTCTTCAGAATCGTCAGAGTACAATGATTGGTTGTATAGAAGAAGTAGCTTATTTAAGTAAATTTATTGATAAAGATTCACTAGCCAAGCTTTACAAGCAATATGGTAAATCTAAGTACGGTGCTTACCTTAAAGAAATAGGTGAAACTATTTTGCAGTAA
- a CDS encoding NDP-hexose 2,3-dehydratase family protein — translation MERRLNKIFLKSLLEKKNSIVTTNEALRWIKRQNEIIKVEVEQIAFSELENWGFDDLSLRHHSGKFFSIDGLSVATNYGVKGHWNQPIINQPEIGYLGFITKEFHGVLHFLMQAKVEPGNINYVQLSPTLQATKSNYSRVHKGKSPAYLEYFQKAARENILLDQLQSEQGGRFLKKRNRNIIITVDEEIDVLENFIWLTLAQIKELMLKDNIVNMDTRTVISGIPLGDFQYESLNLVSSISEISSHEFTNGLLKSCAYDVKTKNTLNDIILFITNHKCNYELDVSKIPLSALNDWVIDDTSIRHIDRKYFEIIATKIKISNREVVDWSQPMVKPTQDGICAFICKNIDGILHFLVQAKLECGNFDVIELAPTVQSLTVKDNGEFENTVPYLNYVCEVSENKILFDTFQSEEGGRFYREQNRNMIVFADEDFPTETPDNFIWMTYSQLQTFIKHNNYINIQARSLMAALSFDL, via the coding sequence ATGGAGAGAAGATTAAATAAAATATTCTTAAAAAGTCTTTTAGAAAAGAAAAATTCAATTGTTACAACTAATGAAGCTCTCAGGTGGATTAAGAGGCAGAATGAAATAATAAAAGTTGAGGTAGAACAAATTGCTTTCTCAGAATTAGAAAACTGGGGTTTTGACGACCTCTCTTTAAGGCATCATTCGGGGAAGTTTTTTTCTATAGATGGGCTTTCGGTAGCAACTAACTACGGTGTTAAAGGTCACTGGAATCAACCAATAATTAATCAACCTGAAATAGGTTACCTCGGTTTTATCACCAAAGAGTTCCATGGTGTTTTGCATTTTTTAATGCAAGCTAAAGTTGAACCTGGCAATATCAACTATGTACAACTATCACCAACTTTACAAGCAACTAAAAGTAACTATTCCCGAGTTCATAAAGGTAAGTCACCAGCGTACTTAGAGTACTTTCAAAAAGCTGCAAGAGAAAATATTTTATTGGATCAATTGCAATCGGAACAAGGTGGTAGATTTCTCAAAAAAAGAAACAGAAATATTATAATTACTGTAGATGAGGAAATTGATGTTTTAGAGAATTTTATTTGGTTGACCTTAGCTCAGATAAAGGAGCTGATGCTAAAAGATAATATTGTTAATATGGATACTAGAACGGTAATCTCTGGGATACCGTTAGGTGATTTTCAATACGAAAGTTTGAATCTGGTAAGTTCCATTTCTGAAATATCTTCTCACGAATTCACTAACGGTCTTTTAAAATCCTGTGCTTATGATGTTAAGACTAAAAATACTTTGAATGATATAATTCTCTTTATTACTAACCACAAATGTAATTATGAGTTAGATGTGTCAAAAATTCCATTATCTGCTTTAAACGACTGGGTAATTGACGACACTAGTATTCGTCATATAGATCGTAAGTACTTCGAAATTATCGCTACCAAAATTAAGATTAGTAACCGAGAAGTTGTTGACTGGTCACAACCAATGGTGAAACCGACACAAGATGGTATTTGCGCGTTTATCTGCAAAAATATAGATGGTATTCTGCATTTTCTTGTTCAGGCAAAGTTAGAATGTGGAAATTTTGACGTCATAGAATTGGCGCCTACTGTACAATCCTTGACGGTAAAAGATAATGGAGAGTTTGAAAATACTGTTCCATATCTTAATTATGTGTGCGAAGTATCAGAAAATAAAATTTTATTTGACACATTTCAATCTGAAGAAGGAGGTAGATTTTACAGAGAGCAGAATCGAAATATGATAGTTTTTGCTGATGAAGATTTTCCTACCGAGACTCCGGACAATTTTATATGGATGACATATAGCCAGTTGCAAACTTTCATAAAGCATAACAACTATATAAATATTCAGGCCAGGAGTCTTATGGCTGCATTATCATTTGATTTATGA
- a CDS encoding Gfo/Idh/MocA family oxidoreductase, whose translation MNKKVSKIRIGVLGTANIALRSLIPEIQNLPDNYEFVGIGTRNIHEAENVHSTNFQFYDGYDSILDKDILDAVYIPLPNSLHYPWVRKALEKGLHVLVEKSLACKYEEVKELNEIAKESNLALVENFQFRFHSQLSEVLNIIDNDLIGNLRIIRSTFCFPPFPDPDNIRYKKELGGGALLDAGAYPIKLSQILLGSEIYVSSAKSNSNNKFDVDIWGGGMIQQENGDLFTQIAFGFDNFYQCNLEIIGSKGKLYTNRIFTAKESFKPQIILETHTDGIRTIELESDNHFENMLIHFYELANGIKDKNIEYSQNINQARLLDEFKIRSNE comes from the coding sequence ATGAATAAAAAAGTTTCAAAGATAAGAATTGGGGTTTTAGGTACGGCAAATATAGCCCTTAGATCATTAATACCCGAAATCCAGAATTTACCGGATAATTATGAATTTGTAGGAATCGGAACAAGAAATATTCATGAGGCGGAAAATGTCCATTCTACGAATTTTCAATTTTATGATGGTTATGATTCAATTCTTGATAAGGATATTCTAGACGCTGTATACATTCCTCTTCCCAACTCACTTCACTACCCTTGGGTGAGGAAGGCACTGGAAAAAGGGTTACATGTATTGGTGGAGAAATCATTGGCTTGTAAATATGAAGAGGTTAAAGAGCTTAATGAAATCGCGAAAGAATCTAATTTAGCCCTGGTGGAGAATTTCCAGTTCAGATTTCATTCCCAATTGTCGGAAGTCTTGAATATTATCGATAACGATCTCATTGGAAACCTTAGAATTATCAGAAGCACATTTTGTTTTCCACCTTTTCCAGATCCAGATAATATTCGCTATAAAAAAGAACTTGGAGGTGGTGCCTTGTTGGATGCGGGAGCTTATCCCATAAAACTATCTCAAATTTTATTGGGTTCTGAAATTTATGTTTCTTCTGCTAAAAGCAATTCTAATAATAAATTTGATGTAGATATTTGGGGAGGGGGCATGATACAGCAAGAGAACGGTGACTTGTTTACGCAGATTGCTTTTGGTTTTGATAATTTTTATCAGTGTAACTTGGAGATTATTGGTTCTAAGGGTAAACTATATACTAATAGAATTTTTACAGCTAAGGAATCCTTCAAACCACAGATTATATTAGAAACTCATACTGACGGGATTAGAACAATTGAATTAGAGTCTGATAACCATTTTGAGAATATGCTCATTCATTTCTATGAGTTAGCAAATGGAATTAAGGATAAAAATATTGAATATTCGCAAAATATTAATCAGGCCCGCTTATTGGATGAATTTAAAATTAGGTCGAATGAATAA
- a CDS encoding DegT/DnrJ/EryC1/StrS family aminotransferase, with translation MNNKRKPIFVTQPTLAPLQEYTSLLEEVWTSGILTHNGPKVQSLEAKMKEKLGLFNFSLVLNGTVAIQMAIKALQLKGDIITTPFTWVATISAIHWEGCNPVFCDIDAETLNIDEDKIESLITEDTVAIMPVHVFGTACNVEKIEAIAKKHNLKVIYDAAHAIGSTYKGKSLLQYGDISATSLHATKLFNTGEGGACITNSLELQRKLERIRFFGHNEDKEVVEDGFNGKMTEIHAALGIANLKYFDDVLKDRKEKYLMYLDLLDKSEKLKFQKIKENETNYSYFPVIFSSEEELLKVEKALNDKDIFPRRYFYPSVNTYTKILNHQPTPISEDISQRIMCLPLFYDLTPAEIKSIAEIILQKLEH, from the coding sequence ATGAATAATAAAAGAAAACCCATTTTTGTAACCCAACCTACATTGGCTCCATTGCAGGAATATACAAGTTTATTAGAAGAAGTTTGGACCTCTGGTATCCTTACACATAACGGCCCAAAAGTACAATCCTTAGAAGCAAAAATGAAGGAGAAGCTTGGTCTATTTAACTTTAGTTTGGTTTTAAACGGGACGGTAGCTATACAAATGGCTATAAAAGCATTACAATTGAAAGGGGATATTATCACAACACCTTTTACCTGGGTGGCAACCATAAGCGCTATACATTGGGAAGGCTGTAATCCTGTGTTCTGTGATATAGATGCCGAAACCCTAAATATTGATGAAGATAAAATAGAGAGCCTTATTACAGAAGACACTGTAGCAATTATGCCTGTACATGTTTTTGGAACAGCTTGCAATGTTGAAAAAATTGAAGCTATTGCTAAAAAACATAATTTAAAAGTAATCTATGATGCGGCCCATGCCATTGGTAGTACTTACAAAGGTAAAAGTCTGTTACAGTACGGAGACATTTCTGCGACAAGCTTACATGCAACTAAATTATTTAATACTGGAGAAGGCGGAGCTTGTATAACAAATTCCTTAGAACTTCAAAGAAAGTTAGAGAGGATACGTTTCTTCGGTCATAATGAAGATAAGGAAGTTGTTGAGGATGGGTTCAATGGAAAAATGACAGAAATTCACGCTGCACTGGGAATCGCTAATTTAAAATATTTTGATGATGTATTGAAAGATAGGAAAGAAAAGTATTTGATGTATCTGGACCTTCTAGATAAATCAGAAAAATTAAAATTTCAAAAAATTAAAGAGAATGAAACGAATTACTCTTATTTTCCAGTAATATTTTCTTCCGAAGAAGAACTTCTTAAGGTGGAAAAAGCTTTGAATGACAAAGATATCTTTCCTAGACGTTATTTTTATCCTTCCGTTAATACGTATACAAAAATTTTAAATCATCAACCTACTCCTATATCAGAGGATATTTCCCAAAGAATTATGTGTCTTCCTCTTTTTTATGATCTAACCCCAGCAGAGATAAAATCTATTGCAGAAATTATCTTACAAAAACTTGAACATTAA
- a CDS encoding dTDP-4-amino-4,6-dideoxyglucose formyltransferase: protein MKRILVIIDNLQQYERIQSLIDKENRTNLNFDFYHSNIPTAIWEHADFKNQNKILDVNQKTDWILDNYHMVVSVHCYQFFPAKLVNGVRCVNIHPGYNPVNRGWYPQVFAIIKDLQIGATIHEMDEKLDNGPIISRKFVKKFSWDTSLTLYNRVLNAEMELLEENFDCIFDGTCSTEKPEAGGNFFSKRDFNELLEIDLNETDSYRNIINRLRALTHGSYKNLYYTDTETGKKVFVNLSLTPED from the coding sequence ATGAAAAGGATACTGGTTATTATAGATAATCTTCAGCAATATGAAAGGATCCAATCTTTAATTGATAAGGAAAATAGAACAAATTTAAATTTTGATTTTTATCATAGCAATATTCCTACTGCTATTTGGGAGCATGCAGATTTCAAAAATCAAAATAAAATTTTAGATGTAAACCAAAAGACTGATTGGATATTGGATAATTATCATATGGTTGTATCGGTTCATTGTTATCAATTCTTTCCTGCTAAATTAGTTAATGGAGTTCGTTGTGTTAATATTCATCCTGGATATAATCCAGTGAATCGTGGTTGGTATCCTCAGGTATTTGCAATTATCAAAGACCTTCAGATAGGAGCAACAATTCACGAAATGGATGAAAAATTAGATAATGGTCCCATTATATCCCGGAAATTTGTGAAGAAATTTTCGTGGGATACTTCTCTTACTCTATATAATCGTGTTTTAAATGCTGAAATGGAATTATTGGAAGAAAATTTTGATTGCATATTCGATGGCACTTGCTCAACTGAAAAACCAGAGGCTGGAGGTAATTTCTTTTCAAAGCGTGACTTTAATGAATTGTTGGAAATTGATTTGAATGAGACTGATTCTTATAGAAATATCATAAACAGACTTCGAGCTTTAACCCATGGTAGCTATAAAAATCTATATTATACTGATACAGAAACGGGTAAAAAGGTTTTCGTTAATTTATCTTTAACTCCCGAGGATTAA
- a CDS encoding glycosyltransferase, with translation MKKIKVSACIITYNHEKFIEDCLEAAISQKLDFDYEIIIGEDKSTDNTLAICKEYERKYPQLIRVIERDQNLGMVGNWLSTLEECDGDYIALCEGDDFWTDRHKLEKQVNILLRNKDYTICGSKVQSLNESKVQKESEGKAYGEINLDQVLRKNQFTTCTAVIKKSALDLPPWQNFNNFFTVDWPIWCSLLRYGKGFNLESVTAQYNIHGAGATSGRDRVNTLKNKLEDRILMMENFPNKKDIIKRYGLKIIFHYTWKSLLGRKAFYNALLKNKKLVKSYILK, from the coding sequence ATGAAAAAAATTAAGGTTTCTGCTTGTATTATTACGTATAATCACGAGAAATTCATAGAAGATTGTTTGGAAGCGGCCATTAGTCAGAAGCTGGATTTTGATTATGAAATAATTATTGGCGAAGATAAATCTACAGATAACACGTTAGCTATTTGCAAAGAGTATGAACGTAAATATCCTCAACTTATAAGGGTCATCGAGCGAGATCAAAATCTAGGAATGGTTGGGAATTGGTTATCAACCTTAGAAGAATGCGATGGGGATTACATTGCACTCTGTGAAGGAGATGATTTTTGGACGGACAGACATAAATTGGAGAAGCAGGTGAATATACTTTTGAGAAATAAGGATTATACAATTTGTGGGTCTAAAGTGCAAAGTTTAAATGAGTCTAAGGTTCAAAAAGAAAGTGAAGGTAAAGCTTATGGAGAAATCAATTTAGATCAGGTTTTAAGAAAAAATCAATTTACTACCTGCACGGCTGTAATAAAAAAATCAGCATTAGATCTACCACCATGGCAAAATTTCAATAATTTTTTCACTGTAGATTGGCCAATATGGTGCAGTTTATTGCGATATGGAAAAGGATTTAATTTAGAGAGTGTGACTGCTCAATATAATATCCATGGAGCGGGGGCAACTTCTGGTAGGGATAGAGTTAACACTTTAAAAAATAAGCTAGAAGACAGAATCCTTATGATGGAAAATTTTCCAAATAAGAAAGATATCATTAAAAGGTATGGACTGAAAATTATTTTCCATTACACGTGGAAATCTTTATTAGGTAGAAAGGCTTTTTACAATGCGCTTTTGAAAAATAAGAAATTAGTAAAGTCTTATATTTTAAAGTAA
- a CDS encoding glycosyltransferase family 2 protein has translation MKPDVGVVIVTYNRINLLKITLCKVLAQTFPNMEVLVVDNCSTDGTEDFLNSLDNVSILPLPENLGPAGGFHEGIKHFAEKSNVEYVWLMDDDFFPFESCLENLLTIANNNTMVFPYIREKDFISRRDPGWWGVLIPISIIKKVGYPMKELFFWTEDSEYLLHRIRAKYKYKAEWVPAAKGVHFTKRETNHRPPWKFYYETRNMLYMRLYERDITIQRSSKLVKSWVKLLGSILLKENNKIEKLKMFFRGTKDGIQQKLGKKVDPITGLYS, from the coding sequence ATGAAACCGGATGTTGGAGTAGTAATTGTGACCTACAATCGCATAAATCTGCTTAAGATCACTTTATGCAAGGTGCTGGCACAAACTTTCCCCAATATGGAAGTTCTAGTAGTGGATAATTGTTCTACTGATGGCACTGAGGATTTTTTAAATTCATTGGATAATGTTTCTATTTTACCCTTACCGGAAAATCTGGGTCCTGCAGGTGGATTCCATGAAGGTATCAAGCATTTTGCTGAAAAATCTAATGTTGAATATGTTTGGCTAATGGATGATGATTTCTTCCCCTTTGAATCCTGTCTTGAAAACTTACTAACCATTGCAAATAATAATACTATGGTTTTTCCATATATAAGAGAAAAAGATTTTATATCCAGAAGAGACCCTGGATGGTGGGGTGTTCTTATTCCAATTTCAATTATAAAGAAAGTAGGTTATCCAATGAAAGAATTGTTCTTCTGGACGGAAGATTCTGAATACCTTCTGCATAGAATTAGAGCAAAATATAAATATAAAGCTGAGTGGGTACCTGCGGCGAAAGGAGTACACTTTACCAAGCGAGAGACAAATCATCGTCCACCCTGGAAATTTTATTACGAAACTAGAAATATGCTCTATATGCGTTTGTATGAGAGGGATATTACCATACAAAGATCATCAAAACTGGTTAAAAGTTGGGTGAAACTATTGGGTAGCATTCTTTTAAAGGAAAATAACAAAATTGAAAAGTTAAAAATGTTTTTCCGTGGAACCAAAGACGGAATTCAGCAAAAACTTGGGAAAAAAGTAGATCCTATTACAGGACTGTATTCTTAA
- a CDS encoding ABC transporter ATP-binding protein, whose amino-acid sequence MIKKIIKKYFTSFAYFYSYLGYRVFILVGLSIFVGILDGLGLTMFLPLLQMVNDSSEVDPEALGKLQFIVDFINDIGFSLNLVSILAFMAIFFLAKGLVQYASGIYSVNVREWFIKNLRLNNIKWLNSLKYKYFVMSDVGRIQNTLTGEVDRVAASYFNYFKALEFGVLVFVYMTFAFRIDSQFAILVTVGGVLTNFLYKSLYKNTKNVSRTLTGENNVFQSLVIQNVANYKYLKATGSLESYGNKLRESVNKIKSSNKQIGKLDALLFAGKEPILIFVLVTVIYIQTSFFGSDLGPILISLIFFYRALTNLMQMQTRWNKFLAVSGSLENMTAFGKELRSNKEKRGTLKLEVQIEKMELSKVNFYYNETAILKNISLNIQKHESIAFVGESGSGKTTLVNIIAGLLPIDNGNYFLNGESIEKIDKRSIQKKIGYITQDPVIFNDTVFNNISFWDEDNESNRERFWLAVKQASILGFINELTDKENTILENNGVNLSGGQRQRISIARELYKNVEILILDEATSALDSETEKAIQENIDELKGNYTILIVAHRIATIKNADRIVVMKKGEISNVNTFSNLIDESPYFKKLVELQEI is encoded by the coding sequence TTGATAAAAAAAATTATTAAAAAATATTTTACCAGTTTCGCATATTTTTATTCCTATTTAGGCTATAGGGTTTTCATCTTGGTTGGACTAAGCATTTTTGTAGGTATATTAGATGGACTTGGTTTGACCATGTTTCTTCCTCTGTTGCAAATGGTAAACGATTCTTCTGAAGTGGATCCTGAGGCTTTAGGGAAATTACAATTCATAGTCGATTTTATCAATGATATTGGTTTTAGCCTAAATCTGGTTTCCATCTTAGCATTTATGGCCATTTTCTTTCTTGCTAAAGGTTTGGTACAATATGCATCAGGAATTTATTCAGTAAATGTTCGAGAGTGGTTTATCAAGAACTTGAGACTAAACAATATTAAATGGCTGAATAGCCTAAAGTATAAGTACTTTGTAATGTCTGATGTTGGTAGAATTCAAAATACTTTGACGGGGGAAGTAGACAGAGTTGCAGCTTCTTATTTCAATTATTTCAAAGCTTTGGAATTTGGGGTGCTAGTGTTTGTTTATATGACCTTTGCTTTTCGAATTGATTCACAGTTTGCAATTCTGGTTACAGTAGGAGGTGTTTTAACAAATTTCCTCTATAAATCTCTTTATAAAAACACAAAAAATGTTTCCCGAACGCTTACGGGAGAAAATAATGTATTTCAAAGTTTGGTAATCCAAAATGTCGCCAATTACAAATATTTAAAGGCCACCGGTTCTCTGGAATCCTACGGAAATAAATTGAGAGAATCTGTAAATAAAATTAAATCAAGTAATAAGCAAATAGGAAAATTGGATGCATTGTTATTTGCGGGAAAAGAGCCAATTCTAATATTCGTTCTGGTTACGGTAATTTATATTCAAACATCCTTTTTTGGATCAGATCTTGGACCTATTTTAATTAGTTTAATATTTTTTTACAGGGCATTGACCAATTTAATGCAAATGCAGACTAGATGGAATAAATTTTTAGCCGTCTCAGGATCTCTGGAGAACATGACGGCGTTTGGTAAAGAACTTCGATCTAATAAGGAAAAGAGAGGAACTCTTAAACTTGAAGTACAAATTGAGAAGATGGAGCTCTCAAAAGTAAATTTCTACTATAATGAAACTGCGATTCTTAAGAATATTTCTTTAAATATCCAAAAGCATGAAAGTATTGCTTTTGTAGGAGAAAGCGGGAGCGGCAAAACCACCTTAGTAAATATTATTGCGGGATTACTGCCTATAGATAATGGGAATTACTTTCTTAATGGAGAAAGTATAGAGAAAATTGATAAACGAAGTATTCAGAAAAAGATTGGGTATATCACTCAAGATCCTGTGATTTTCAACGACACCGTTTTTAATAATATTAGTTTTTGGGATGAGGATAATGAATCCAATAGAGAGCGATTTTGGTTGGCTGTCAAACAGGCATCCATTTTAGGCTTCATTAATGAGCTTACGGATAAAGAAAATACTATATTGGAGAATAATGGAGTTAATCTTAGTGGGGGACAACGACAAAGAATTTCCATTGCTAGGGAATTATATAAAAACGTCGAAATTTTAATATTGGATGAGGCGACTTCCGCTTTAGATTCAGAAACTGAAAAAGCAATTCAGGAGAATATAGATGAACTCAAAGGAAACTATACTATTTTAATTGTAGCCCATAGAATTGCTACAATTAAAAATGCAGATAGAATAGTAGTTATGAAGAAAGGAGAAATTTCAAATGTAAATACATTTTCTAATTTAATAGATGAATCTCCATACTTTAAGAAATTGGTCGAACTACAAGAAATTTAA
- the pseB gene encoding UDP-N-acetylglucosamine 4,6-dehydratase (inverting), producing the protein MFDLTGKSILITGGTGSLGKALTAHILNKHSNLKKLVIFSRDEQKQFEMAQDYPVNEYPQVRFFIGDVRDEARVKRALKGIDYVIHAAAMKHVPIAEYNPMECVKTNIMGAENIINASLETSVERVVALSTDKAAAPINLYGATKLASDKLFVAANNITGWNPIKFSVVRYGNVMGSNGSVIPFFLKKRNEGVLPITDPTMTRFNISLQGGVDMVMHALEHAWGGEIFVPKIPSYKITDIAEAIGPNCEKPVVGIRPGEKIHEEMITDSDSYYTYDLGKYYTILPATHKWKLEEFIEKFDASKVAPGFQYNSGENDEWESVDNLRDLIKEHVDPTFEV; encoded by the coding sequence ATGTTCGATTTAACTGGTAAATCTATTTTAATAACCGGCGGAACAGGTTCCTTAGGAAAAGCCTTAACTGCTCATATTCTTAACAAACATTCAAATCTCAAAAAGCTAGTCATTTTTTCTCGTGATGAACAAAAACAATTTGAGATGGCACAGGATTATCCTGTTAATGAATACCCACAAGTAAGATTCTTTATAGGTGATGTGCGAGACGAAGCTAGAGTAAAACGAGCATTAAAAGGCATCGATTATGTAATTCACGCAGCCGCAATGAAACATGTGCCCATTGCAGAATACAATCCCATGGAATGCGTTAAGACCAATATAATGGGCGCTGAAAATATTATTAATGCATCTTTAGAAACCAGCGTTGAACGTGTAGTAGCACTTTCAACTGATAAAGCTGCTGCACCTATTAATTTATATGGTGCAACTAAATTGGCGTCTGATAAGTTATTTGTGGCGGCAAATAATATTACAGGATGGAATCCGATTAAATTTTCAGTGGTTCGGTATGGGAATGTAATGGGTTCCAATGGATCGGTGATCCCATTTTTCCTTAAAAAGAGGAATGAAGGGGTTTTACCAATTACTGATCCTACCATGACCAGATTTAATATTTCCCTGCAAGGTGGGGTAGATATGGTGATGCATGCATTAGAACATGCATGGGGTGGTGAAATCTTTGTTCCGAAAATTCCTTCGTATAAAATTACTGATATCGCAGAAGCTATAGGTCCTAATTGTGAAAAACCTGTTGTAGGAATTCGGCCAGGGGAGAAAATTCACGAGGAAATGATAACCGATTCAGACTCTTACTATACTTACGATCTAGGTAAATATTATACTATACTACCTGCTACTCATAAATGGAAATTAGAGGAATTCATCGAAAAATTTGATGCGAGTAAAGTAGCGCCCGGGTTTCAATATAATTCTGGCGAAAATGATGAATGGGAATCTGTAGATAACCTTAGAGATTTAATTAAAGAACACGTAGATCCAACATTTGAAGTATAA